One window from the genome of Immundisolibacter sp. encodes:
- the modC gene encoding molybdenum ABC transporter ATP-binding protein — translation MSVLAFDLALDRDAFALRVSETLPLAGITAVMGASGSGKSTLLRALAGLEATARGQVALDGAVLHDDAARLRVPAHRRGIGYVFQDARLFGHLSVLGNLRYAHARARHGSGAPGFQPVIAALDLDALLGRRTADLSGGERQRVAIARALLCNPRLLLLDEPLAALDLKRKAQLLPYIQQLPERFGIPLIYVSHAVEEVAQLANEVLVLAAGRVVTRGEVHAVLERPEAEAVSGHFEAGVLLDARVCRQVPDYALTELDVAGQRLSLPHIDALPGTPIRLRVRARDVAIALHRVDGVSIRNQLQATVLRIDTDSASAYAELLLELGDAQAGGPHLRARITREAVATLGLAPQQRVWALVKSVSFDRRVLGGGQAVDKAPSSASLPR, via the coding sequence GTGAGCGTGCTCGCGTTCGATCTGGCGCTGGATCGCGACGCGTTTGCGCTGCGGGTCAGCGAGACCCTGCCGCTGGCCGGCATCACCGCGGTCATGGGCGCCTCCGGCAGCGGCAAAAGCACCCTGCTTCGCGCCCTGGCCGGCCTGGAAGCGACGGCGCGCGGCCAGGTGGCGCTGGACGGCGCCGTGCTGCACGACGACGCGGCCCGCCTGCGCGTGCCGGCGCACCGGCGCGGCATCGGCTACGTGTTCCAGGACGCCCGCCTGTTCGGACACCTGTCCGTGCTCGGCAACCTGCGTTACGCCCATGCGCGGGCGCGGCACGGATCGGGCGCGCCCGGGTTCCAGCCGGTCATCGCCGCGCTGGATCTGGATGCCCTGCTCGGCCGGCGCACCGCGGATCTGTCCGGCGGCGAACGCCAGCGCGTGGCCATTGCGCGCGCCTTGTTGTGCAATCCGCGCCTGCTGCTGCTGGATGAACCCCTGGCCGCGCTCGACCTCAAGCGCAAGGCGCAGCTGCTGCCCTACATCCAGCAGCTGCCGGAGCGTTTCGGCATCCCGTTGATTTACGTGTCGCATGCGGTCGAGGAGGTCGCCCAGCTCGCCAACGAGGTACTGGTGCTGGCGGCCGGCCGGGTGGTGACTCGTGGCGAAGTCCATGCCGTGCTGGAGCGCCCGGAGGCGGAAGCCGTATCCGGCCACTTCGAGGCCGGCGTGCTGCTGGACGCGCGTGTGTGCCGGCAGGTGCCGGACTATGCCCTCACCGAACTGGACGTCGCCGGCCAGCGCCTGTCCCTGCCTCACATCGACGCCCTCCCAGGCACGCCGATTCGGCTGCGGGTACGTGCCCGAGACGTCGCCATCGCCCTGCACCGCGTGGACGGGGTGAGCATCCGCAACCAGCTGCAAGCCACCGTGCTGCGCATCGACACCGATTCCGCCAGCGCCTACGCGGAGTTGCTGCTGGAGCTGGGTGACGCGCAGGCGGGGGGACCGCACCTGCGCGCCCGCATCACCCGCGAAGCGGTGGCGACACTCGGGCTGGCCCCGCAGCAGCGCGTCTGGGCCCTGGTCAAGAGCGTGTCCTTCGATCGGCGGGTGCTGGGGGGCGGTCAGGCTGTGGATAAGGCCCCGTCCTCTGCGAGCCTACCCAGGTGA
- the modA gene encoding molybdate ABC transporter substrate-binding protein encodes MTKDRTDRHLRRAIIAAALVLNVAVAHADEVIAAVAANFAGAIARIEPAFERASGHQLTVVLGSSGKLAAQIQQGAPFDVLLSADVERPDVLEKSGLGVAESRFTYAIGRLALWSPDPQVIGVDGQAYLRAGGFRHLVIANPAVAPYGVAAQQTLENLGLWPTLQDKLVRGEDIGQVYSMVASGAAEAGLVALSTVPVGSRPGSYWKVPQDLYAPLEQDAILVTRARDNPAARALLDYLKSPAARSVIAELGYDLP; translated from the coding sequence TTGACCAAGGACAGGACCGACCGTCACCTGCGCCGCGCAATTATCGCTGCGGCCCTGGTGCTGAACGTTGCGGTGGCCCACGCGGATGAGGTGATTGCGGCCGTGGCGGCCAACTTCGCCGGCGCCATCGCGCGCATCGAGCCTGCCTTCGAGCGGGCCAGCGGGCATCAGCTCACCGTGGTACTCGGCTCGTCGGGCAAGCTCGCGGCGCAAATTCAGCAAGGCGCGCCCTTCGACGTACTGCTCTCGGCCGATGTGGAGCGGCCTGACGTGCTGGAGAAAAGTGGGCTGGGCGTGGCCGAGTCGCGCTTTACCTACGCCATCGGCCGGCTGGCGTTGTGGAGCCCGGACCCGCAGGTCATCGGTGTCGACGGCCAGGCTTACCTGCGTGCGGGCGGCTTTCGGCACCTGGTGATCGCCAACCCGGCAGTGGCGCCGTATGGCGTGGCGGCGCAGCAGACGCTTGAAAACCTCGGCCTGTGGCCGACCCTTCAGGACAAGCTGGTGCGCGGTGAGGACATCGGGCAGGTCTATTCGATGGTCGCCAGTGGCGCGGCCGAGGCGGGCCTGGTGGCCCTGTCCACGGTCCCGGTCGGGTCCCGCCCCGGCAGTTACTGGAAGGTTCCCCAGGACCTGTACGCACCGCTTGAACAGGACGCCATTCTGGTCACGCGGGCGCGCGACAATCCGGCGGCACGCGCCCTGCTCGATTACCTCAAAAGCCCCGCGGCGCGGTCCGTGATCGCCGAGCTCGGCTACGACCTGCCATGA
- a CDS encoding histidine phosphatase family protein: MRCLVIRHAPAEPGQPDAERPLSPAGAVLLRQVRGPLQALAPDVGLIAHSPLRRARQTAALLAEAFVAPTQETAALAPGALDGLLPWVCGQSMPALAVVGHENDLSHWVCHMLTGDAGRFFQFECAAACLIEFRATPRAGTANLLWLLPPEHLTRMARR, from the coding sequence ATGCGCTGTCTTGTCATCCGCCATGCTCCCGCCGAGCCCGGACAGCCGGACGCCGAGCGTCCGCTGAGCCCCGCTGGTGCGGTTCTACTACGCCAGGTGCGCGGCCCATTGCAGGCGCTGGCGCCGGACGTCGGCCTGATCGCACACAGCCCGCTGCGGCGGGCGCGCCAGACGGCGGCTTTGCTGGCCGAGGCGTTCGTGGCACCGACGCAGGAAACGGCCGCCCTGGCGCCGGGCGCGCTGGATGGGCTGTTGCCCTGGGTGTGTGGCCAGTCGATGCCGGCGCTGGCCGTGGTCGGCCACGAGAACGACCTCAGCCACTGGGTATGTCACATGCTGACCGGCGATGCCGGGCGCTTTTTCCAGTTCGAATGCGCCGCCGCCTGTCTGATCGAATTTCGCGCCACGCCGCGCGCGGGAACCGCGAACCTGCTGTGGCTGCTTCCCCCGGAACACCTGACGCGCATGGCTCGGCGTTGA
- the modB gene encoding molybdate ABC transporter permease subunit, with protein MTGLDLGPVWLSLRLAGVTVALLLLAGTPLAWWLAHTRARVKPLIEALTALPLVLPPTVIGFYLLVMLAPETPLGGTWLRLTGETLTFSFSGLVLASMLYSMPFVVQPLQSAFEAVGRSPLEAAAVLGARPLDAFFSVASPLAFRGYLTATVLGFSHTLGEFGVVLMVGGNIPGRTRVISIAIYEQVETLNYAQAHLLSGGLLVFSFAVLVLVYTLNRRYPVHIG; from the coding sequence ATGACCGGACTCGACCTGGGACCGGTCTGGCTCAGCCTGCGCCTGGCCGGGGTTACCGTGGCGCTGCTGCTGCTGGCCGGCACACCGCTGGCCTGGTGGCTGGCCCACACCCGGGCGCGCGTCAAACCGCTCATCGAGGCACTGACGGCGCTGCCGCTGGTGCTGCCGCCGACCGTGATCGGCTTTTACCTGCTGGTGATGTTGGCGCCGGAAACGCCGCTTGGCGGGACCTGGCTGCGCCTGACCGGCGAGACGCTGACGTTTTCCTTCAGCGGGCTGGTGCTTGCCTCGATGCTGTATTCCATGCCGTTTGTGGTGCAGCCCCTGCAGAGCGCCTTCGAGGCGGTCGGCCGGTCCCCGCTGGAGGCGGCGGCGGTGCTCGGCGCGCGGCCGCTGGATGCGTTCTTTAGCGTGGCCAGCCCGCTGGCATTTCGCGGCTATCTGACGGCGACGGTGCTGGGCTTTTCGCACACGCTGGGCGAGTTCGGGGTGGTGCTGATGGTGGGCGGCAACATCCCCGGCCGCACGCGGGTGATCTCGATTGCCATCTACGAACAGGTGGAAACCCTGAACTACGCGCAGGCGCACCTGCTTTCCGGTGGGCTGCTGGTGTTCTCGTTCGCGGTGCTGGTGCTGGTGTACACGCTGAACCGCCGCTATCCGGTGCACATCGGGTGA